Proteins encoded by one window of Martelella endophytica:
- a CDS encoding ABC transporter ATP-binding protein yields the protein MSVLEISGVSKRFGDTLANDDISLTLEKGEIIALLGENGAGKTTLMSILFGHYVPDTGSVSVMGQELVPGSPRAAIRAGVGMVHQHFSLAPNLTVLENVMTGTESLFSLASDTKAGRAKLTEISARFGLAVDPDARVGDLSVGEQQRVEILKALYNDARILVLDEPTAVLTGPEAEKLFATLKEMAAQGLSLIFISHKLDEVMATADRVVVLRGGRQVAERRAFETSKAELAELMVGRKVERPVREPATPGPVVLEAAGVTVRIDGVDRLKAVDFRVHAGEVLGIIGVSGNGQSTLAALLSGTAKRSAGDLVVFGKGVDDLSVADAIALGIGRVPEDRNGEGAIGEMAIWENAVLERISDYSKKGLVDRKKATAFANDIIKGFDVRGGTAASRTRLLSGGNMQKLILGRNLIEHPKILLAAQPARGLDEGAVAAVHERILAARRAGTAVLLISEDLDEVMALADRIQAIVGGRLSPPVAAEDANTQMLGLMMAGEWKGAGHAV from the coding sequence ATGAGTGTTCTTGAAATTTCCGGCGTCTCCAAGCGCTTTGGCGACACGCTCGCCAATGATGATATTTCTCTGACGCTCGAAAAGGGCGAGATCATCGCGCTGCTTGGTGAAAACGGCGCCGGCAAGACGACGCTGATGAGCATCCTTTTTGGCCATTACGTACCGGACACGGGTTCTGTCAGCGTCATGGGCCAGGAGCTTGTCCCCGGCAGTCCGCGCGCGGCGATCCGCGCCGGGGTGGGCATGGTCCACCAGCATTTCTCGCTCGCCCCCAATCTCACAGTGCTCGAAAATGTCATGACCGGCACGGAAAGCCTGTTTTCGCTCGCCTCGGACACAAAGGCGGGCCGGGCGAAACTGACGGAAATCTCTGCGCGCTTCGGCCTTGCAGTCGATCCTGATGCCCGTGTCGGCGACCTTTCCGTCGGCGAACAGCAGCGCGTCGAAATCCTGAAAGCGCTCTATAACGATGCCCGCATTCTCGTGCTCGATGAGCCGACGGCGGTGCTGACCGGGCCGGAAGCCGAGAAGCTGTTTGCGACGCTGAAGGAGATGGCGGCGCAGGGCCTGTCGCTGATCTTCATTTCCCACAAGCTGGACGAGGTGATGGCGACCGCCGATCGCGTCGTCGTGTTGCGCGGCGGCCGGCAGGTGGCCGAGCGAAGGGCATTCGAAACCAGCAAGGCGGAGCTTGCCGAACTCATGGTCGGCCGCAAGGTGGAACGCCCGGTGCGCGAACCCGCGACGCCGGGTCCTGTGGTGCTGGAAGCGGCCGGCGTGACTGTCCGCATCGATGGCGTCGACCGGCTGAAGGCTGTCGATTTCAGGGTGCATGCCGGCGAGGTGCTCGGCATTATTGGCGTTTCCGGCAATGGTCAGTCGACGCTCGCCGCGCTTCTAAGCGGCACGGCGAAACGCTCTGCCGGCGATCTGGTGGTTTTCGGCAAGGGTGTTGACGATCTCTCGGTGGCCGATGCCATCGCGCTCGGCATTGGCCGCGTACCGGAGGATCGCAACGGCGAGGGCGCCATCGGCGAAATGGCGATCTGGGAAAATGCTGTTCTGGAGCGGATTTCCGATTACTCGAAAAAAGGCCTCGTTGACCGGAAGAAGGCGACGGCTTTCGCCAATGACATCATCAAGGGGTTTGACGTGCGCGGCGGCACGGCTGCGAGCCGCACGCGATTGCTCTCCGGCGGCAACATGCAGAAGCTGATCCTCGGGCGGAACCTCATCGAACATCCGAAGATCCTGCTGGCGGCCCAGCCGGCGCGCGGGCTCGATGAGGGAGCGGTTGCCGCCGTGCACGAGCGCATCCTCGCTGCCCGCCGCGCGGGCACTGCCGTGTTGCTGATCTCTGAAGACCTTGACGAGGTGATGGCGCTTGCCGATCGCATTCAGGCGATCGTCGGCGGCAGGCTTTCGCCGCCAGTTGCCGCCGAAGACGCCAATACGCAGATGCTCGGCCTGATGATGGCCGGCGAATGGAAGGGAGCCGGCCATGCGGTTTGA
- a CDS encoding alpha-glucosidase family protein, with product MNAINNQAADKNWWRGAVIYQVYPRSFQDSNGDGIGDIKGIADRLDYIAELGADAVWISPFFTSPMKDFGYDVSNYCDIDPMFGTLADFDLMIEKAHKLGLKIMIDLVLSHTSDQHPWFMESRQSRDNPKADWYVWADAKPDGSPPNNWLGMFGGSAWQWDARRLQYYLHNFLASQPDLNFHNMDVQDALLEAVRFWLDRGVDGFRLDTINYYFCDKELRDNPPLAPELRNDSTAPAVNPYNYQLHLYDKSRPENLEFLKRLRAVMEEYPAIAAVGEVGEAQRGLEIVGEYTSGGDKMQMCYAFEFLAPQKVTPERVVDSINAFADAAPEGWACWAFSNHDVVRHLTRWGADVEDKPAYAKMLASLLMSLRGSVCIYEGEELGLTEADVAFEDLQDPYGIEFWPEFKGRDGCRTPMVWQAGAANGGFSTAEKTWLPVSADHIMKSVDVQQGEDTSVLEHYRRFLAFRRQHKALISGTIAFIPHEGDTLVFTREEGGETVLCIFNMSAEPVTAKLPEGDWNAFSAEDFGFAVDRDGDTIKLPAWGAYFARHGE from the coding sequence ATGAATGCAATCAACAATCAGGCAGCGGACAAGAACTGGTGGCGGGGCGCCGTCATCTATCAGGTTTATCCGCGCTCCTTCCAAGACAGCAACGGCGACGGCATCGGCGATATCAAGGGCATCGCCGACCGGCTCGACTACATCGCCGAACTCGGCGCCGATGCCGTGTGGATCTCGCCGTTCTTCACCTCGCCGATGAAGGATTTCGGCTACGACGTGTCGAACTACTGCGACATCGACCCGATGTTCGGCACGCTCGCCGATTTCGACCTGATGATCGAGAAGGCCCACAAGCTCGGCCTCAAGATCATGATCGACCTCGTGCTGTCGCACACCTCTGACCAGCATCCCTGGTTCATGGAAAGCCGGCAATCACGCGACAATCCCAAGGCCGACTGGTATGTCTGGGCCGATGCCAAGCCGGATGGGTCCCCGCCCAACAACTGGCTCGGCATGTTCGGCGGTTCGGCCTGGCAGTGGGATGCCCGTCGCCTGCAATATTACCTGCACAACTTCCTGGCCTCGCAACCGGATCTCAACTTCCACAACATGGACGTCCAGGACGCGCTGCTCGAAGCCGTCCGTTTCTGGCTCGATCGCGGCGTCGACGGTTTCCGCCTCGACACGATCAACTATTATTTCTGCGACAAGGAACTGAGGGACAACCCGCCGCTTGCGCCGGAGCTGAGGAACGACAGCACCGCGCCGGCCGTCAATCCCTACAACTACCAGCTCCATCTCTATGACAAGAGCCGTCCGGAAAACCTCGAATTCCTGAAGCGCCTCCGGGCGGTGATGGAGGAATACCCGGCGATTGCCGCCGTGGGCGAGGTCGGAGAAGCGCAGCGCGGTCTCGAAATCGTCGGTGAGTACACCTCCGGCGGCGACAAGATGCAGATGTGCTACGCCTTCGAATTCCTGGCGCCGCAGAAGGTGACGCCGGAACGCGTTGTCGATTCCATCAATGCCTTTGCCGATGCCGCACCCGAGGGCTGGGCCTGCTGGGCCTTCTCCAACCACGATGTCGTGCGTCATCTGACCCGCTGGGGCGCGGATGTCGAGGACAAGCCGGCCTATGCCAAGATGCTGGCCTCGCTTTTGATGTCGCTGCGCGGCTCGGTCTGCATCTACGAAGGCGAGGAGCTTGGGCTCACCGAAGCCGATGTCGCCTTCGAGGACCTGCAGGACCCTTATGGCATCGAGTTCTGGCCGGAATTCAAGGGCCGCGACGGTTGCCGCACCCCGATGGTCTGGCAGGCGGGTGCCGCCAATGGCGGTTTCTCGACTGCGGAAAAGACCTGGCTGCCGGTCTCTGCCGATCACATCATGAAGTCGGTCGACGTCCAGCAGGGCGAAGACACCTCGGTGCTCGAGCATTACCGGCGTTTTCTTGCCTTCCGCAGGCAGCACAAGGCGTTGATATCGGGAACCATCGCCTTCATTCCGCACGAAGGCGACACGCTGGTCTTCACCCGCGAGGAGGGTGGCGAGACGGTGCTTTGCATATTCAACATGTCGGCCGAACCCGTCACGGCGAAGCTTCCCGAAGGCGATTGGAACGCATTTTCGGCTGAGGACTTCGGCTTTGCCGTTGATCGGGACGGCGACACGATAAAACTTCCTGCCTGGGGCGCTTACTTCGCCCGCCACGGAGAATAA
- a CDS encoding aldo/keto reductase, which yields MKYTRLGKTGLEVSRICFGCMSFGKKTDERPWVLGLDEARPIFRHAYEAGINFYDTANVYAAGTSEEITGALLAELAPRDELVVATKVFGRMSPKPNGQGLSRKAILAEIDNSLSRLKMDYVDLYQIHRFDPFTPVEETMEALNDVVRAGKARYIGASSMFAWQFAKLQHAAESHGWTKFVSMQDQLSLTYREEEREMLPLCVDQGIGVLPWSPLGGGKLTRPWGTKTDRSTTDRYNKSMYDDGEDNAKNVVAAVEKVAKARGVSMAEVALAWVLQKPVVTSPIIGVSKLSHLQDAIAAVDLTLSDDEIAALEAPYKPLAVTGF from the coding sequence ATGAAATATACCCGTCTCGGCAAGACTGGCCTCGAAGTCAGCCGCATCTGCTTCGGCTGCATGTCCTTCGGCAAGAAGACCGACGAACGGCCCTGGGTTCTTGGCCTCGACGAGGCCCGGCCGATCTTCCGTCACGCCTACGAGGCCGGCATCAATTTCTATGACACCGCCAATGTCTATGCCGCCGGCACCAGCGAGGAAATCACCGGCGCGCTGCTTGCCGAGCTTGCGCCCCGCGACGAACTGGTGGTCGCCACCAAGGTGTTCGGCCGCATGAGCCCGAAGCCGAATGGCCAGGGCCTGTCGCGCAAGGCGATCCTCGCCGAAATCGACAACAGCCTTAGCCGGCTGAAGATGGACTATGTCGATCTCTACCAGATCCACCGCTTCGATCCGTTCACGCCGGTGGAAGAGACGATGGAAGCGCTGAACGATGTCGTGCGCGCGGGCAAGGCTCGCTATATCGGCGCCTCGTCGATGTTCGCCTGGCAGTTCGCCAAGCTGCAGCATGCAGCGGAGAGCCATGGCTGGACGAAATTCGTGTCGATGCAGGATCAGCTCAGCCTCACCTATCGCGAGGAAGAACGGGAGATGTTGCCGCTCTGCGTCGATCAGGGCATCGGCGTCCTACCCTGGAGTCCGCTTGGCGGCGGCAAGCTAACCCGCCCCTGGGGCACGAAGACGGACCGCTCGACCACCGACCGTTACAACAAGTCGATGTATGACGATGGCGAAGACAATGCCAAGAACGTCGTCGCAGCCGTCGAAAAGGTGGCGAAGGCTCGTGGCGTGTCGATGGCGGAGGTGGCGCTCGCCTGGGTGCTGCAGAAGCCGGTCGTCACATCGCCGATCATCGGCGTCAGCAAGCTTTCCCATCTGCAAGACGCGATCGCGGCCGTGGACCTGACGCTCTCCGACGACGAGATCGCCGCGCTGGAAGCCCCTTACAAGCCGCTCGCTGTCACCGGGTTCTAG
- a CDS encoding BMP family protein, giving the protein MTNKLMISRRSLMLTSLVLGAVSVAPAVSAAEKLKVAGIHASPVENAWNSVIHKALMDAAADGTIEYVFSESVSGTDYPRAMREYAEQGADLIIGEAYAVESEAREVAADYPDTNFVLGSSGGPSGDNFGVFGTWNHDGAYLAGMLAGKMTKTNKVGSVGAMPIPEVNMLINAFAEGVKAVNPDAEHSVTFIGTFFDPPKAREAGLAQIDQGADILFGERIGTADAAKERGIKAVGSLIDYTPRYPETVFANALWGFRPILDAALADVEAGNPVGQDYTAFGMLKEGGSDISFVEGAAPAEAVEAMMAKRQEIIDGTFEVPRNMDEPK; this is encoded by the coding sequence ATGACAAATAAACTGATGATTTCCCGCCGTTCGCTGATGCTGACAAGTCTGGTGCTCGGCGCTGTGTCCGTCGCTCCGGCTGTTAGCGCTGCCGAGAAGCTCAAGGTCGCCGGCATTCATGCGTCGCCGGTTGAAAATGCCTGGAATTCGGTGATCCACAAGGCGCTGATGGATGCCGCCGCCGATGGCACGATCGAATACGTCTTTTCCGAAAGCGTCTCGGGCACCGACTATCCCCGCGCCATGCGCGAATATGCCGAGCAGGGTGCCGACCTGATCATCGGTGAAGCCTATGCCGTCGAATCCGAAGCGCGCGAAGTTGCCGCCGACTATCCGGACACCAATTTCGTGCTCGGATCCTCCGGCGGCCCGTCGGGCGACAATTTCGGCGTGTTCGGCACCTGGAACCATGACGGCGCCTATCTCGCCGGCATGCTGGCCGGCAAGATGACCAAGACCAACAAGGTCGGCTCGGTCGGCGCCATGCCGATCCCGGAAGTCAACATGCTGATCAACGCCTTCGCCGAGGGCGTCAAGGCGGTCAACCCGGATGCCGAGCACTCCGTCACCTTCATCGGTACCTTCTTCGATCCGCCGAAGGCGCGCGAAGCCGGTCTCGCCCAGATCGACCAGGGCGCCGATATCCTGTTCGGCGAGCGCATCGGCACGGCCGATGCCGCCAAGGAACGCGGCATCAAGGCCGTCGGATCGCTGATCGATTACACGCCGCGCTATCCCGAAACCGTGTTCGCCAACGCGCTCTGGGGCTTCCGCCCGATCCTCGACGCCGCTCTTGCCGATGTCGAGGCGGGCAATCCGGTCGGTCAGGACTACACGGCATTCGGCATGCTGAAGGAAGGTGGCAGCGACATCTCCTTCGTCGAGGGCGCTGCCCCGGCCGAGGCTGTCGAGGCGATGATGGCCAAGCGCCAGGAAATCATCGACGGCACCTTCGAGGTTCCGCGCAACATGGACGAACCGAAATAA
- a CDS encoding LysR substrate-binding domain-containing protein has product MELRQLRYFVAAARAQHFTSAANKLNIVQSALSSAIKALEDEFETKLFIRSTRQVRLTAAGKAMLEKAELVLAACEELKETVASVESGERGKLSIGTVQGLPAFLDLPELLARFHREYPLVDVRLCQGSPDHLIEKLRKGLLDLAFLQIAEPPADIVTECVACEELVAIHHRTHALAGRDGVSLAELAAFSFVDFEPGWGPRLLIDEAFHMAGIARRIAFEVNDLDSLLELVAHGLGVALVPETVARGWQERIGTCRLADDEICWELFVAASAQSMDRNQPLESAPRSFMKLLPIETEENAPAAIA; this is encoded by the coding sequence ATGGAACTGAGGCAGCTTCGCTATTTTGTCGCCGCAGCCCGCGCCCAGCATTTCACCAGCGCGGCCAACAAGCTCAACATCGTTCAGTCGGCCCTGTCTTCGGCGATCAAGGCGCTGGAGGATGAGTTCGAGACCAAGCTCTTCATCCGCTCCACGCGGCAGGTGCGGCTGACGGCGGCCGGCAAGGCGATGCTGGAAAAGGCCGAGCTGGTACTGGCAGCATGCGAGGAACTGAAGGAGACCGTTGCCTCGGTCGAAAGCGGCGAGCGCGGCAAGCTTTCGATCGGCACGGTGCAGGGCCTGCCGGCCTTCCTCGACCTGCCGGAACTGTTGGCGCGCTTCCACCGCGAATATCCGCTGGTCGATGTCCGCCTCTGCCAGGGCAGTCCAGATCATCTGATCGAGAAGCTGCGCAAGGGGCTGCTCGACCTCGCCTTTCTGCAGATTGCCGAGCCGCCGGCCGATATCGTCACCGAATGCGTTGCCTGCGAGGAACTGGTCGCAATCCATCACAGGACGCATGCGCTTGCGGGGCGCGACGGCGTCAGCCTTGCCGAGCTAGCCGCCTTCTCCTTCGTTGATTTCGAGCCCGGCTGGGGGCCGCGCCTGCTGATCGACGAGGCGTTTCACATGGCCGGCATCGCGCGACGTATTGCCTTCGAGGTGAACGATCTCGACAGCCTGCTGGAGCTCGTCGCCCACGGGCTTGGTGTTGCGCTGGTGCCGGAAACGGTGGCCCGTGGCTGGCAGGAGCGGATCGGGACCTGCAGGCTTGCAGACGATGAGATCTGCTGGGAACTGTTCGTCGCGGCCTCCGCGCAGTCGATGGACCGCAACCAGCCGCTGGAAAGCGCGCCGCGCTCGTTCATGAAGCTTCTGCCGATCGAGACGGAAGAAAACGCGCCGGCGGCGATCGCCTGA
- a CDS encoding ABC transporter ATP-binding protein yields MTGVTLKKVKKSYGNVEVLHGIDLDINPGEFVVFVGPSGCGKSTLLRMIAGLEEISGGDIAIDGQVVNQIPPSKRGIAMVFQTYALYPHMSVYDNMAFGMRIAKESKEEIDRRVRAAADMLQITPYLDRLPKALSGGQRQRVAIGRAICRDPKVFLFDEPLSNLDAALRVATRIEIAKLNDQMPDTTMIYVTHDQVEAMTLADRIVVLSGGYIEQVGAPLELYERPANLFVARFIGSPAMNILPVKITRTGETTEVELRDGKRIEVPIATPAEDEGKAASFGVRPEDVRTAGEGETFLFEGEISIIEALGEVTLIYIEGSLVDDEPLIVKLPGIHRGKPGDPLRFVADPDKLHLFDEKGRSYLYR; encoded by the coding sequence ATGACTGGCGTTACGCTCAAAAAGGTCAAGAAATCCTACGGCAATGTCGAGGTGCTGCACGGCATCGATCTCGACATCAATCCGGGTGAATTCGTGGTGTTCGTCGGCCCGTCGGGCTGCGGAAAGTCCACATTGCTGCGCATGATCGCGGGCCTTGAGGAAATCTCCGGCGGCGACATCGCGATCGACGGACAGGTGGTCAACCAGATCCCGCCATCCAAGCGCGGCATCGCCATGGTGTTCCAGACCTACGCGCTCTACCCGCATATGTCGGTCTACGACAACATGGCCTTCGGCATGCGGATTGCCAAGGAAAGCAAGGAAGAGATCGACCGCCGCGTGCGGGCCGCCGCGGACATGCTGCAGATCACGCCCTATCTCGACCGTCTGCCGAAGGCGCTTTCCGGTGGTCAGCGTCAGCGCGTGGCGATCGGCCGTGCCATCTGCCGCGATCCGAAGGTCTTCCTGTTCGACGAGCCGCTTTCGAACCTCGATGCCGCGCTGCGTGTCGCGACCCGCATCGAGATCGCCAAGCTCAACGACCAGATGCCCGATACCACGATGATCTACGTGACCCACGACCAGGTCGAAGCGATGACGCTTGCCGACCGCATCGTCGTGCTCTCCGGCGGCTACATCGAGCAGGTCGGCGCACCGCTCGAGCTCTACGAGCGTCCGGCCAACCTCTTCGTCGCCCGCTTCATCGGTTCGCCGGCGATGAACATCCTGCCGGTCAAGATCACCCGGACCGGCGAGACCACAGAGGTCGAGCTGCGTGACGGCAAGCGCATCGAAGTTCCGATCGCAACGCCGGCCGAGGACGAAGGCAAGGCCGCAAGCTTCGGCGTTCGTCCCGAGGACGTCCGCACCGCCGGCGAGGGCGAAACCTTCCTGTTCGAAGGCGAGATTTCGATCATCGAGGCGCTCGGTGAGGTCACCCTCATCTACATCGAGGGTTCGCTGGTCGACGACGAGCCGCTGATCGTCAAGCTGCCCGGCATTCATCGCGGCAAGCCGGGCGATCCGCTGCGCTTTGTCGCCGATCCCGACAAGCTTCACCTGTTCGACGAGAAGGGCCGCAGCTACCTCTATCGCTGA
- a CDS encoding ABC transporter permease, translating into MNTLVDILASAGLWAAVLRIATPLILGTLGALLSERSGVLNLGIEGIMTFGAMVGWLAVYNGADLWAGLLVAALGGAVFGALHAVLTVTLGLSQHVSGLGVTLFASSIAYYVFRLMVPVSGSPPTVEPFQPINIPGLSDLPFIGPAFFTQTAPTYLAILLAIVLAYILAKTPLGLAIRMSGENPHAAEAQGVNPMAMRYGAVIAGSALMGVGGAFLTLSAFNSFFPTMVQGRGWICIALVVFASWRPERALFGALLFAFFDGFQLRLQTALDGAVPYQIFLMIPYLLSIAALAVMARRARVPQALMQPYRRGER; encoded by the coding sequence ATGAATACGCTGGTCGACATTCTCGCCTCCGCCGGCCTCTGGGCCGCCGTGCTGCGCATCGCGACACCGCTCATCCTTGGCACGCTCGGTGCGCTGCTGTCGGAACGCTCCGGTGTGCTGAACCTCGGCATCGAGGGCATCATGACCTTCGGAGCCATGGTCGGCTGGCTTGCCGTTTATAACGGCGCCGATCTGTGGGCCGGGCTTTTGGTCGCGGCGCTCGGCGGGGCCGTTTTCGGCGCGCTCCATGCCGTGCTCACCGTCACGCTGGGCTTGTCGCAGCATGTCTCCGGCCTCGGCGTCACGCTGTTTGCGTCAAGCATTGCCTATTACGTGTTCCGGCTGATGGTGCCGGTTTCCGGTTCGCCGCCGACGGTCGAACCGTTCCAGCCGATCAACATTCCGGGCCTGTCGGACCTGCCCTTCATCGGCCCCGCCTTCTTCACCCAAACCGCGCCGACCTATCTCGCCATCCTTCTCGCCATCGTGCTCGCCTATATTTTGGCGAAGACCCCACTAGGGCTTGCGATCCGCATGTCCGGCGAGAACCCGCATGCGGCGGAGGCGCAGGGCGTCAATCCGATGGCGATGCGTTATGGCGCCGTCATTGCCGGCAGCGCGCTGATGGGCGTCGGCGGCGCCTTCCTGACGCTCTCGGCGTTCAATTCCTTCTTTCCGACCATGGTGCAGGGCCGTGGCTGGATCTGTATCGCGCTCGTCGTCTTCGCCTCGTGGCGGCCGGAGCGGGCGCTGTTCGGCGCACTGCTCTTCGCCTTCTTCGATGGTTTCCAGCTGCGCTTGCAGACAGCGCTCGACGGCGCCGTGCCTTACCAGATCTTCCTGATGATCCCGTACCTGCTGTCGATTGCGGCGCTGGCTGTCATGGCGCGCCGCGCAAGGGTGCCGCAGGCGCTGATGCAGCCCTATCGGCGCGGGGAAAGGTGA
- a CDS encoding amidase, whose amino-acid sequence MPADATALAAAIGSGRISARQAMERSLAAANDNAHLGAVCSIDDAAGLDAADRFDRLPADLRSIMPFGGVPTLAKDLGGPFQGLPVTAGSKALDGADRAADSDLAARFRDAGFCLFGLTTSPEFGLSLASEPQKGPLCRNPLSESLSPGGSSGGAAAAVAAGIVSIAHATDAGGSIRVPAACCGLVGLKPSRGAMPAGPGYGNYLGGIATELAVCRSVRDAKAAFAALSGNPRGPFAEPVPFVPAEKSLRIGLLTDSGDIACDPARLVVLEEAARALEGDGHRLVSLSWRDIERLANESAAVFADIAAINLAEFAVTAGFDVSRTEMMTQAVIARGAAMTGAEAWGIVNRLAFIARDFWRVFENIDCLIAPMLTSAPKPLGSFPTDHDDVELHFARMQAFAPLAALANASGFPAITVPFGADADGLPLPIQVFAPMGGEELLLALAARLEAEGRWQHPFQIAGADA is encoded by the coding sequence ATGCCAGCCGACGCGACCGCGCTCGCCGCCGCGATCGGCTCCGGGCGGATATCGGCGCGGCAGGCGATGGAGCGATCGCTTGCCGCCGCCAACGATAACGCCCATCTGGGCGCAGTCTGCTCCATCGATGATGCGGCCGGACTTGATGCCGCCGACAGGTTTGACCGCCTGCCGGCGGACCTTCGTTCTATCATGCCGTTTGGCGGTGTGCCGACGCTTGCCAAGGATCTGGGTGGCCCGTTTCAAGGGCTTCCTGTCACCGCCGGATCGAAAGCCCTTGACGGGGCGGATCGAGCCGCCGACAGCGATCTCGCCGCACGCTTTCGTGACGCCGGCTTCTGCCTGTTCGGGCTGACGACAAGCCCAGAATTCGGCCTGTCTCTGGCTAGCGAACCGCAGAAGGGTCCGCTTTGCCGCAATCCACTCTCCGAAAGCCTTTCGCCGGGCGGCTCTTCCGGGGGAGCTGCAGCTGCGGTCGCGGCGGGGATTGTTTCCATCGCCCACGCAACCGATGCCGGCGGTTCCATCCGCGTGCCGGCGGCCTGCTGCGGGCTTGTCGGGTTGAAGCCCTCACGCGGCGCGATGCCGGCGGGGCCGGGCTATGGAAACTACCTTGGCGGTATCGCGACCGAGCTTGCCGTCTGTCGTTCGGTGCGGGATGCGAAGGCTGCGTTTGCCGCCCTTTCCGGCAATCCGCGCGGACCGTTTGCTGAACCAGTTCCTTTCGTCCCAGCCGAGAAATCGCTGCGTATCGGTTTGCTGACCGATAGCGGCGATATCGCTTGCGATCCGGCACGTCTTGTCGTCCTCGAAGAGGCTGCGCGGGCGCTGGAGGGCGACGGGCACCGGCTCGTCTCTCTCTCCTGGCGCGACATTGAGCGCCTGGCGAACGAAAGCGCCGCCGTCTTTGCCGATATCGCGGCCATCAATCTCGCGGAATTCGCGGTGACTGCAGGGTTTGACGTCAGCCGCACGGAGATGATGACGCAGGCTGTCATCGCTCGTGGCGCTGCCATGACCGGGGCCGAGGCTTGGGGCATCGTCAATCGCCTGGCGTTCATTGCGCGCGATTTCTGGCGGGTCTTCGAAAACATCGATTGCCTGATCGCGCCGATGCTGACCTCGGCACCAAAGCCGCTCGGCAGCTTTCCGACCGATCATGATGATGTCGAGCTTCATTTTGCGCGGATGCAGGCGTTCGCGCCGCTCGCTGCCCTTGCCAATGCCTCAGGATTTCCGGCAATAACGGTTCCATTCGGGGCCGATGCGGACGGATTGCCGCTGCCGATACAGGTTTTCGCGCCGATGGGCGGTGAGGAACTGCTACTGGCGCTTGCCGCGCGGCTTGAGGCGGAAGGCCGATGGCAACATCCCTTTCAGATTGCGGGAGCGGACGCATGA
- a CDS encoding ABC transporter permease: MRFERREHRPLALVIATPLIAVAAALAVAGVLIALAGAPVFEAYWKILVGAFGSKLSATETLTRATPLILTGLAAAVAFRARLWNIGGEGQFYLGAIATAAVGANLTAGLPGAVQIPLLMASGAVAGMVLLLVPLWLRLRFSVDEVVTTLLLNFVAILFVSMLIDTVLKDPLAFGWPQSEAVERAARLPKLIDRSRLHIGLVVAVAFAFIVHFIQSCTTFGMRSRAVGLNPKGAIFAGVPLGRTLVLVAMLSGGLAGLAGSIEVLGVKGYVTTDLSPGYGYSGIVVAMLANLHPLGVVLAALFTAIMFVGADGMSRSLGIPTYIADVTVALSLISMLVAVFFTQYRVRR; encoded by the coding sequence ATGCGGTTTGAACGGCGCGAGCACCGGCCGCTTGCCCTTGTTATCGCAACGCCGCTGATTGCGGTGGCGGCAGCACTCGCTGTCGCCGGTGTGCTGATCGCGCTTGCCGGCGCGCCGGTATTCGAGGCCTACTGGAAGATCCTCGTCGGCGCCTTCGGCTCGAAGCTTTCCGCGACCGAGACGCTGACGCGCGCGACACCGCTGATCCTCACCGGCCTTGCCGCCGCCGTCGCCTTCCGCGCCCGGCTCTGGAATATCGGCGGCGAAGGCCAGTTCTATCTTGGCGCCATCGCCACCGCCGCCGTTGGCGCCAATCTGACGGCCGGTCTGCCCGGCGCCGTGCAGATACCGCTTCTGATGGCGAGCGGTGCTGTCGCCGGCATGGTGCTTCTTCTGGTGCCGCTGTGGCTCCGGCTTCGCTTTTCCGTCGACGAGGTGGTGACGACGCTGCTGTTGAATTTCGTTGCCATCCTGTTCGTCTCGATGCTGATCGATACTGTGCTGAAGGATCCGCTTGCATTCGGCTGGCCGCAATCCGAAGCGGTCGAGAGGGCAGCGCGACTGCCGAAGCTCATCGACCGCTCGCGGCTTCATATCGGGCTCGTCGTCGCAGTCGCCTTTGCCTTCATCGTCCATTTCATCCAGTCGTGCACGACCTTCGGCATGCGCTCGCGCGCAGTTGGCCTCAACCCCAAGGGCGCGATCTTCGCCGGCGTTCCGCTCGGGCGCACGCTGGTGCTGGTCGCCATGCTTTCCGGCGGGCTTGCGGGCCTTGCAGGCTCTATCGAAGTGCTTGGCGTCAAGGGCTATGTGACGACGGATCTGTCGCCGGGCTATGGTTACTCCGGCATCGTCGTCGCCATGCTCGCCAATCTGCATCCGCTCGGCGTGGTGCTGGCGGCGCTGTTTACCGCGATCATGTTCGTCGGCGCGGACGGCATGAGCCGCTCGCTCGGCATTCCGACCTATATCGCCGATGTCACCGTGGCGCTGTCGCTGATCTCCATGCTGGTCGCCGTCTTCTTCACGCAATACAGGGTGCGCCGATGA